The following nucleotide sequence is from Solanum dulcamara chromosome 7, daSolDulc1.2, whole genome shotgun sequence.
ATTCTGAtttatgttttatgtgtatGTAGCTTATAAAAGATGACACATTCCTTAGTTATCAAGTGAAGATAGGAGTGGGTCAATCCTCACCGTTACTTGATAGGAATATCCCAATTTGCTTGGTACAACCAAAGTTGCACAAATATATGCTGATTGGTTGGTCAGTTCATTTACGATCCGTAAAGGTGAAAAATTCAAGTAGGGAGGTGCATTGCATTGGTTGTTGGACCATCGTTCCAAAGGCCAGATTAATATACTAGGGGAGTGTTAACTGTGTAATTACTAGTCCGTCCTGTCAACAGTTTCTCTATGTGGCTGTGTTCAGGTTCACAGTTTCTTCAATCAAGATCTTCACCAATCACCAAGTCTTTTAATTCTGTCAATGCATCAAATTACCTATTTGAGTTGTCCTATTCATTAACTTATAAAGTTTGGACATGGTCGCCTCATCCTTCTAATTCTTCAGGGCAGCAATGTGCTATTTTGTCGGTCAAATTTGGGTTCTTTTGGTCATGCTCCAACAAGTTTCTAGTTCTTTCAGATGGTGGTAGGGATAGAAGGATGAGAACACTTTTCAGATTCGAGAACATTATGTGCGAGCGACAGACTTCGGAGACCATCTTTCAGTCtcgtaaaaaaaattaaagatgcTTAAGAAAGACATAAGGGTGTGAAAATTAAAGATGCTTAAGAAAGACACAAGGGTGTGAAAATTAAAGATGCTTAAGAAAGACACAAGGGTGTGGTATAAAAAAGTGTTTGGGAGGATAGAGGTGAAAATGAGGGAGATTATGAATGAGGTGGGGGAGTTAGAAAGAATAAAGATGGGAAGGGACTTAGCAGGAGGGAAATAATGAGTGTTTAGAGAGGGCGATTGAAGGAGCAATTGTTCAATTCTATTGTTCAAAGAGGAAGTGGAATGGAGGCCCAATTAGGGGGGTTGGATTTCAATCAAATTGGAGAGGATAATAGTGAGTGTTTAGACCAGATGGTTTCACTTTGACTTTCGTTCAACATTGTTGGAGTATGGTCAAACATGATGTATTGACTATTGAGTACTATGGATGAGTTTCAGGAGGGGTAGTTTCGAAAGGAGCTTAAATGTTTCTTCATTGTCATTATTCCTAAGTAGGAAGGGGCTTCTAGTATCGAGGACTACAAACCTATTAGTCTAGAGGGAAGCATCTGTAAGAACTTTCTATGGTACTTTCTAATAGACTTGAGAGAGTTTTGGATGAGATTGTCGTCTTCGCAAAATGCTTTTGTCGAAGGAAGACAAGTTCTAGATGCAGCTTTGGTGGCTAATGAAGTGGTAGATTTGAGGAAGAAACAAGATGAGCCAGGTGTTTTGTGCAAGTTAGATCTTGAGAAGGTTTATGATCATATAATTTGAAGTTCCCGGATTTCATTATGTTGAAGATGGGCTTTGGGGAGAAATGGAGAAGGTGGGTTAGTTTTTGCATCTCTTCTGTGAGATACTCAGTTTTGACAAATGGTTATCCGTGTGGATTTCTTCAATAGTTCGAGGGGTTTGAAGCAGGGAGATCCTTTCACCTGTGACTTTTATTTTGGTGATGGAAGCTTTGAGTATGAAGATGGAAAGAGTTGTAGTAGGAGGACATATCAAGGGGTTCAAAGTTGCAATTGGTGGTGTTCTTCTATATTTGCAGATGATACTCTAATGTTGTGTGATGCAGATCAAACTACCTAGGATAAGTGTTACTTGGTTTCAGAGCTTAAAATCAATCTCAGAAAATGTGAGATCTTACCTGTCAGTGCAGTGGATAACATTGACATGCTTGCTCACGTTTTGCATTGCAATGTATGGGCTCTCACTACTACCTAACTTGGATTACTTTACATTTGGAACTCGGTCATTCAGAGGGTAGAGAAGAGGTTAGCAGGTTGGCATAAAAGATACTTGTCCAAAGGAAAGTTGGAAAGGTTGCAAAGAAACTTTCTTTGGGATGTGGCAGATGGTGCAAAGAAGTTTCACTTAGTTTGCTGTGAGACCGTGACATCCCCTAAACAGTGGGGAGGACTTGGGGTTAAAGACTTGAGAGTGTTTTTTACCGAACACTTTTGGGTAAATGGTTGTGAAATTCGGGGTGGAGGGAGAAGCTTTATGGAGAGAGGTGATTGCGGATAAATATAAAGTCATGGAAGGAGGATTGAGAACAAATGTGATCACTGTGCCTTTCGGGTGTGGTGTGTGGAGGAACATAATGAAGTGGCAGGAAGCCTTTAATGACAACATTGCTTTTAAGGGTTGGGGATGGGAGTAGAGTTGGTTTTTGGAGTCATAAGTGGTGTGGAGGTTGGTGCTAAAGGATGATTTCTCAGTTGTCTAAGGCCTCTTGCCAAATGGAATTATCTATTCAGCAAGTTAGGGGGGACACAAGGGGGATTTAAGGTTTAGGAGGAAATTCCAAGATCGGGGGGTGATAGAGGTTCAGAGATAACTCACTTTACTTCACAACCAATGTGAGCCAGTCGACAGACCGATGCTTTGAGTTGAGGAAAAACAAAGTGTTCTCTGTCAAATCCTATGAGAAGCTTCTGGCTAGGAAAGAGGATAGCTTTCCATATGATTCAGTCTGGATACCTATGGTGTTGAGGACGGTGCATCTTTTCTCGTGGTTAGCTACAAGAGGTGTGATTTTGATGATGGAGAATCTTAGGAAACAAAAGGTTGTTTGCATAAGTTGGTGTTTCCTATATAAGGAGGCATGTGAGGAAGTGGATCATATTTTACTACATTGCAAAATAGTACGAGGTTAAGGTGGGATATCTAAGATGGTTTGACGTTTCTTGGACAATGACAAGACCAGTGACAGAGTTGATGTTTAGCTGGAAGAGTGGAGCTAGAAGAAGATAGCACAAGGATTGGAATGTTACTCCTCTTGCTTTAAAGTGGGGCATTTGAAAGGAGAGATATAGGAGAGCTTTTGAAGGGGTGGAGTTGAGCTTTGTTCAATTGAGGAGTAGTCTCTGATCCCGTATTTTCTTTTGCTGCACCCATGTAGTTCCTGTTTGTATAGAAGATtgggtgtttttttttttggagagaaTCATATTTTGTTGGTTTCTCCTTTTTTGGTATATCTCTTGTATACGGCCAAGTTGGCTTTGTTAGTATCAGCGAAATCTTTTACTTgatcaaaaaaaaagtttctaGTTCTTTAGGACAGGAAGGTGGTAATTTCATTCGTTAACTTGGGGTTTCTTTATGGGAACTGACTTTGTCATCGAATTACAATCTTGTGTAAACCATAGATTTTTGCTGTGTTGGCTTAGGAGGGATCATAAAATACATTGCAGTGTTGCTTTCAGTTAGTAGGGACCCAGTTAGTAAAGTTACTACTTTGTGCAAGACACCTTATAATTATTGTAATGAATTATAATCTTATTTGATGCAGAAAAACTAAAAAAGCTGTTCCACAGAGCGAGGATGGGAAGCTAAATATAAACTCAGTGAGGATCAGCAGCGAAAGTGACATTGAAGACAAAGATGCTTATGACTCAGAGAGGTACACTACAGCTATGTTTTTATTGATGTCACCTTTTCTGGCACCACGGTGGATACTGCAGTTATCCTCCCTTTTTATGAGCCTCTTATTTAGTTGCTCACTTTATCTTATTTGCTCTTTGGGATCTTCCTTTATTTGCTTAGGAACTTAACAAAACTACTATGCCAGTTTTGTCTTTTCATTGGGTATGAGCCTCTCATATAATCACCTCATCCCTATTTCTTTTTGGGATTTTCCTCTATTTTCTGAAGGAAATTTAGAACTACTATGCTAACTTCCTTAGGCTTCTGAGCTCTTTTGGCCATCCTCTTCTGCTCTCCTAAATTTGATACCCTTGGGTCCTGTTATTTTTGTGAAACCAAGTTTTGCTATCTATATACATTCACATCAAAGTAGAAGTAGGCTGTTTCTCCTTGAATTTATCAGACACAGTAACAGGCATATATAGTGTACAATCTAGGAACCATTAATGTCTGACAGTGACTTTATATTTTCGTCGTAGGCTAGTCAGATGGATTGTAGCATCAGCGTTTACAAATGATGTTTATTCCCTCTAAATAGTTTTCTTGTGCTTTGACATATTAGGACTTCTTTACCTCAAAAAAGCATGTCATGATTTTAGATCAATTGACCTACATAACTAACATGATCTTAACCTCTGGTATTTCAAGGGGAGAGCTTGATCAAGCTACTGCAATGGAGGTTACAGAATTTAATAATACTGCCTCAGATGTTGAGGCTGGTAACCTCGGAACTGACCTTAGCAGTGAGCAAGATGTTCCTCCTGGCAATCAGGGTGATCAGCAATTACAGGACAAATTCCATTCTGAATTGTCTGATTTTGAGGATGATGATGCTTCACTTGAAGCCCCTATTACTACTGTATCGAGAAGGCGGCTGAGGATGGTTATTGATGTGGAGGAAGATGACTAAATCAAGGGTAAGTCAGCCCATCTCGAGAGCTTGTGGTCGACTgaaatgtaaatttatgattgAAGTACCTAATGATGCAATTGTGTAGATGAATGTAAAGCGTCGTCACTGTTTACCTATTCTAAAGCTGGAGAAACATCACAAATTTTCTTAGCAAGTGATGAATCAACCTGTAGAAATATAATAGCAGAGACAAAACTTATTCTCTTTCGATTGCTAACTTAACTCACTATAATCTAAAGCCTTTTATATCTCAACATACTACTTCTAACTGGGTAAATATCAATCTGTTTTTGCGTTAATTCAACTATTATCACAAGATTACAAAACATCTTTATATAAAACGATCTATTAATATCCTGAAAATATGATTCAGAACACTAACCTGGCTTTTCAACATAGATACAGATATCACATCGGATTAGTGGCAACAATTACAGCTAGCCATTTAAGCTTATCATGAcattcaaatatgaaaaaaataaaacaatagaACCTCTGCCAATTACAAAATTTAGGACGACAGAGACTCCTatttaagcatatatatattaatggtTTGTAGTTCAGTCATCATATTTGATTATCTGAGCACAACATTATGTTGTGTCTCCTTGTTAATGTCTTAAGTATCCCATAAAAAAGTCCGGGGATAAAATTTGATAATTGCTGCTGAGCAAAAAAGTATTTATATTTAGACCAACCAAatgaatatataatatgtttTTACTTACACTTTGATCACTAAATCATAGTAAATTAATATGGTTTGATGTCAAACACTTAAACTTTACAACTTTGGCACCCCTACTCAATTTGTAGGGAAGGCTATAACTGCTGAAGCACTAGCAATACGAGAAGCTGTAGAAAGAGCACTATAAAAGGGTTGGTCAAAGGTTCACATTCTATCAGATGTAAAAAATGTGGTACAAATGTTGCAAAAGAATGTGATGATATCGTGGGAAATAGAGACCATTTGCGAGGATGTCTGGTGATTGATGAAATCTTTTGAAGAAATCAAGATTATACATATTCCTCGAACATGGAATATGTTAGCTCATAATCTAGCTAAATTCTCTACTTCATGTATAATTAGGATTTCTTGAGATTCTGCCTTCCCAAGTTGCGTTGTAACTGATGCAATGGTGTCTTATGGACACCTGAAACATAGTTTTAAGTAATACATTGAAGTATTttactggaaaaaaaatactataaaaatTAAGTCCATGTTTTTAATGAAAATGCACTCATAACTGATCATGCAAACCTCTTTGGGAATGTTTCTACATATGCATGTTTTATTTGAAGTACACAATTTAATGTTTCAATCCTAGTTGAGATACGGCAAAGAGGAAGAGAATACACTATGGTAATCCATTTTTGCCGGCTCTTGAATGTTATTTGTAGCATCAATGGGTTTACAGTTGCATAATCCTAACAAAACTTCCTACTGATCCATTCCACCTTTTAACTATCTAGGTGACATAGTGGAGTAACTGCATGTAGCATTAGATGATGGCTGAGTAGTAATAGTGAAGGAACTGAATTGATTGAGCTCCCTTTTCATAGACTTGTATACATGATCTAAGCCTTCTTCTATTAGCTCTAAAACTGTTTGTGGCATTGGGGGCATATCAATGTCAACTGATCCTTCCAACATCTTCACCACTTCCCCCATTGTAGGCCTTGTTGAAACCTCATCCTGAATACACCAAAAGGCAACCATCAAAGCTCTTATTAGCTCATCTTTTTCGATTGCTCCTTCGAGTCTTCTATCTACAACTTTTTCTGGCGTTCCTTCGGTCATTTCCtggaaaaacaaacaaacaggCCCATTACGAACAATCATTAAGGCGGTCTCTGCAGCCTCTTCATTACTCTAGTTTTATGAAGTTTGAAGAAATGGAATAGTATGAGCTATTAAAAGTGATTGAGTACCTTGTAAGCCCATCCAGGATAAAAGAAGTCCACAGCATCACAAGTCATATCAAGATTTCTCCGGCCACCAATGATTTCTAGTAGCAGCATTCCGTAGCTGTAAACATCAGCTTTTACAGTTATGGGTCGGTTGCTGACCCACTCGGGGGCTAAATAACCTCTGGTTCCTCGGACCATAGTAACAACGTGGGAGTGCTCTCTCCCCATCAATTTAGCTAGTCCAAAATCAGAAACTTTAGGACAAAAATCCTCATCAAGAAGTATGTTCTCTGGCTTGATGTCGCAGTGTATGATCCTGTTTCTGCATTGCTCATGAAAATAGGCTATCCCTTGTGCAGTACCAATGGCTACGCGAAAACGTGTAGGCCAAATTAGCAGTCTATCTCTGTTGCTATATGAATGGAATATCCACTTGTCCAATGAGCCATTTTTCATAAACTCATACACTAGTAGCCTGCTGAAAGAAAAAAACTGTGATATTAAATAGTGTAATATGACATGTTACCTACTTTGACTCAATTTAGTCATCAAATTCAGTTACTTACCTTCGTGTTCCCTCAGAACAGTATCCGCATAGACGAACCAAATTCATATGATGCATAGAGCCAATGGTATTGACCTCTGTTATGAATTCCCTCTCCCCATGAGGTAAAACTTTGTCAAGCTTCTTTACTGCTATCAATGTTCCATCTCCTAGGCTTCCCTTGTATACACTTCCAAATCCACCTGTTAACGCAACATTGTTACTATGATCAAATCTTGTTATAATGGAAAATTCAATTGTCTTAGTTTGGATTCCTGTGGTTCTGAGTAATACTGGATAAGAAATGAAATAATGTGTGTCTTTACCTGTTCCAAGTAACTCGGAAAAATTGTTTGTCCGTTGTTGCAAGTCACGATAGCTGAAACTAATTGGAGCTCCTGATAAGATCAAAGATCCATCAAGGGCTCTCTTTAAGGATCTTTTCCTATGGATATTAATATACAACAGACAGCCGAGCAGCACGATCAGAACAGTCATGCTTAGGACTATAGGAAGTATCAATACCTTGTCGTGTGTACTCTGCGATTTGTCTGATGAATCCCCAGTTTGCTTGTCACCACTCCGACCAAATGAGCCATTGGAGTCAACCTTAACGAATAAAGTTGAGCCAGGATCCTCAAATCCACCAAACTCCAAGCTTCTTAGGATCCAACAGTAAGGCTTTTCCTCATTGAGACCGTAAACAGAAGCAACACAATTACAATTCGATAAGCAAGCATTCCCACATTTGGACACTGAATCTATATCACTATAATTTGCTATTACGGATGATCCTGAGAAATAGTAAGTCATCTGTTGAACCGTAGAAATCTTGAACTGGGAAGTTAAGTTTTCATGATGAGGTCCACATTTTCCTGTCAATGAAGAATTTCCCGAACACGAGATATCATTTCCCACCTTAGAAGTACCTGGCAAACACGTACAAGAAGCATTCGTTTTACTTTTGTCTAAATTACATATCCCATTGCCACAAATTCCAGCAATGTCACATGGATTGGACACAGCTGCCCACTCTGCAACCCATTGTCTTGATCCATTCACATCGTTGTCCCATCGATACAAACGTAGATTTCCATTAGCCTCGAGAATTAACCGTCTTAAAACAGATGGTTTATTCCAATTAGATTGATTCACAGCTGAGAATAGCCCTCCATAATCACCATCATTTTTGTACACATAAACTGCTCCATCCGAAGACGAGCCATAAACAATACCAAAACTTCCAGCTTGATCCAAAACTGCAACAATATCTCCTGTCACATTTGATATATCAGGTCCGGACCAATAAGAGTAATTGCTGTAAAGTTCAGGTGACATATCAAAGGACTCAGGTACATTGTAAGTCAATCCAAGGTTAAGTGATGTAGGCTGCTGCAACATTTTTAACGTGTAATAACCTCCAAGGACAGGCGATTTAGATGATATTAATTCTAATGACGCCGTTAAGGGTTGTCCAGGTAACAGAGTATCTGATGGATGTGAAAAGCTCTGCCACACAACGCTTAGGTTGTCGGTGTAGAGAACAAAGTTGCCATTTTCAGACATGACAGCCGTCTCAACGCCAGCTTCTGTGGTGTTTGATGCCCATACAGTGTTACCTCTGTCCATCAACAAGAGATTTCCAGAGTTATCGAACTCCAAGACAGCGTCTTTGGTGACAGGAGAGTTTCTATTCAGATGATGGACACAAAATGAAAGGGTTGGCCAATAAGAAATATATACCTGCAAAAGCTTTAGTAAAACTAGAGATGGAGGAATACTTCCTTCCAAGTctaatatcataataacatctCTAAAGAACCTATCATTCAAACTTGTGTCTACAGGTTTTAAGCATTTTGAAGAAATTCTAATTTCACATTAACATCAAACTTATGTCTACATGTTTTAAGCATTTTGGAGAAATTCTAGTTTCACATTAACATAACAGTTTCTTGCCCTTCTCTTGAAGAGAAAGAAATCCAGACTAGTTCACATTGGAAAGAAATAGTGAGTTTAACATCTATACACTAGGTCAGTAAATGATAATTGCAGGTAAATGTTCATAAAAGCGAATCAGTAACTTAAGAATATGACAAGTAAAAGGTGCTTTAGATGTCAGATAAAAAGAATTTCGGTTATAATTTTTCGTGTGAGGTGGTACTGGTGCCGAATTTTATTTGGCAGTTTCAGAATGTTAAATACTATTGAATGGGTTAATATAAGTTAAATCTTTAACAAAAATCTAATCATGCATGACTTATACTCTcaccatttcaatttgtttgttttagtCTAAAAGggtatgaaatttaagaaagtaaagaagattTTTGGATCTCGtaatcttaaactaaagatatgtataATGTATCGAAATGCTCTTTAATttatggtcttaaacatgtcacgtgAGATATTGAAATTAATGAGTTGCCAAATTAGGAAAgatgcattttttttttaaaaacaaattaaaaagacAGATGGAGTAAATTTACAAGCTTTTCAAGAAAATTAGTACTACTAAATAGAGAAAGTTGTTAGACTTACGCGCTAGGTGGTGACCAAACCAATGTTCTATCCCCTGGAAGTTGTGCAAACCAAATAGACAATTGATATTGATCATGTGAGTCTGTTGTTGGAGTGAAGCCAAATGCAAATGTTTTATTTTCAGAAAACCATGCTTGGTTCTCTTTAGCTAACAATCTTGAACCCAAAACAACCCCACTAACTGACTCAATGTAGCAACAAAGCTCTGCTAGAAACAACAAGAGCACTAAGGCCAAAGCAGAGTAGATCAAATTTAGAGCCATTTGGACCATTCAGCATCAAGTTGGTTATAGGTTCAAGAAAATGAGCTTCACTTAGAATTAGCATTGGGGTCCTTATAATAAAGAGTTGCCCAAATTTGTTTGGAGTTAAAAGAAAAGTACTAGGAGATATCAACACGTGGACAATGGTGGGTGAGCTACAAAGttgaaaaagaccaaaattctTGGACATTTTTTTGGTCGGTTATGTTATTTGATGGCACGTGTTTACTCAAATTCGTTGTTGATTTTAACTATAAATCGACCAAATTGCCAAACTTCTAAAGCTGGAGCGCAGTTATTCTCGTTTTCACACTTTCTCTTAAGACTCAAGTAACATATAAGGAacatccaaaggacataacactACTACTAGCTTCGACACCCGTGCCTTTTGAATTTGATCTAAGGCGAATTCAAGATTTAGAATTAGCGAATTTAAAATAAAGgtgattttattatatatatatatatacatgtgtgtgTGTGGAAATATGACTATTGGATCTAATTCAATTTCAAAGATTAGCTCACAAAAAGAGAATTGTAAAACCATATAAGGAGATTATAGTCCATTTCCTCAATCAATACGGAATTTAATACTCCCTCACATCCCCAGAATTCATTTGAAGCGTGGATTACGAGGCCCCAAGAAACAATAAGGGCAATGGGATCTGCCTCTAATACCATATACTATCGGAGAAAAATAATTTGTGTATTATTTCAATAGGTATGTGATGTATACATACAACACGTTAGGTACTAACTgaggaaattaaaaaaaaaaaagcagtcCTACAAATTCTGCTACTATCTCCATCTCTATTTACgtgatattatttgacttgacataaaatttaagaaaaaaagaaattttttgaaattcatggtctAAAACAAATCTCGGAGATTTGTGTAGCTATACGAATCATTTCTTTAAGTGCAAacgaaaattttaaagttaaattgtttacaattataaaaatatgacttttttgGTGATAaattaaagaggaaaaaaagttaaaaaccaCACAAATTGGGATAGAGaagtatttatatatgattatataCATTAATAGGAAAAAAGTCTATTTACATCCTTTAACAATGTACATACaattttaagttttaatttttatataattcgAGTTCAAAGTAGGAAAAACAACAGGATATAGCAAACgtcaatatatatttaatatgaaTAGCTATAgtttactttttaaatattatatgggcatgattaaatattaaatagtaaagttaattatatacaaataatcATTTCTTTTTAATTGTATACTTAATTAAGCAAATATTTAATATCAAAACAATTAATGCATTTAAATTTATTGGGTTGTCCAATGTATCAAATTTTTGTTTAACAACAAGGATATTcacatatatatgatatgagtatatTCATAAGGTTAATGCAATTAAATTGTTGTTTTCATGTGCTAGACTAACATACTTTACCTTGTTTGATATATTAATACATTAAGCTATATAAATACTTGTATtaatttgaaatcaaaatattcacatattagtatatttgaatacaATTGGATACTATTTTGTGTTatgttctattttttctttttctgaatTGTCCaatgtatcaaaaaaaaatttaaattagagATATTCGTAAGTACATTGTATTGTTGTACTCTTACGGATATTTAAATTGTCGTATTGTATATTAATATATTAAGTTTCTATAATGGATTGCATTCTTGATATTGTAATCGGATATGCCAAATTTTAATAAGAATAATGGAGACAATAGAAGAAGAGATGTATCCCAATTTTTTTGTTAATCTATTTGGACTCCAATCGGATATGCCTTCAATAAGTAAATAGTAGTTGTTAATTTAATAATGGAAAGTTGAGAGTTTTAGGGACGTAAATAAAGGGTGTCTATTATAGTAAcaaattttatcttatttagTGTATTATATTTATGA
It contains:
- the LOC129894060 gene encoding G-type lectin S-receptor-like serine/threonine-protein kinase At5g24080 isoform X3 is translated as MDRGNTVWASNTTEAGVETAVMSENGNFVLYTDNLSVVWQSFSHPSDTLLPGQPLTASLELISSKSPVLGGYYTLKMLQQPTSLNLGLTYNVPESFDMSPELYSNYSYWSGPDISNVTGDIVAVLDQAGSFGIVYGSSSDGAVYVYKNDGDYGGLFSAVNQSNWNKPSVLRRLILEANGNLRLYRWDNDVNGSRQWVAEWAAVSNPCDIAGICGNGICNLDKSKTNASCTCLPGTSKVGNDISCSGNSSLTGKCGPHHENLTSQFKISTVQQMTYYFSGSSVIANYSDIDSVSKCGNACLSNCNCVASVYGLNEEKPYCWILRSLEFGGFEDPGSTLFVKVDSNGSFGRSGDKQTGDSSDKSQSTHDKVLILPIVLSMTVLIVLLGCLLYINIHRKRSLKRALDGSLILSGAPISFSYRDLQQRTNNFSELLGTGGFGSVYKGSLGDGTLIAVKKLDKVLPHGEREFITEVNTIGSMHHMNLVRLCGYCSEGTRSRLLVYEFMKNGSLDKWIFHSYSNRDRLLIWPTRFRVAIGTAQGIAYFHEQCRNRIIHCDIKPENILLDEDFCPKVSDFGLAKLMGREHSHVVTMVRGTRGYLAPEWVSNRPITVKADVYSYGMLLLEIIGGRRNLDMTCDAVDFFYPGWAYKEMTEGTPEKVVDRRLEGAIEKDELIRALMVAFWCIQDEVSTRPTMGEVVKMLEGSVDIDMPPMPQTVLELIEEGLDHVYKSMKRELNQFSSFTITTQPSSNATCSYSTMSPR
- the LOC129894060 gene encoding G-type lectin S-receptor-like serine/threonine-protein kinase At5g24080 isoform X2; translated protein: MVQMALNLIYSALALVLLLFLAELCCYIESVSGVVLGSRLLAKENQAWFSENKTFAFGFTPTTDSHDQYQLSIWFAQLPGDRTLVWSPPSANSPVTKDAVLEFDNSGNLLLMDRGNTVWASNTTEAGVETAVMSENGNFVLYTDNLSVVWQSFSHPSDTLLPGQPLTASLELISSKSPVLGGYYTLKMLQQPTSLNLGLTYNVPESFDMSPELYSNYSYWSGPDISNVTGDIVAVLDQAGSFGIVYGSSSDGAVYVYKNDGDYGGLFSAVNQSNWNKPSVLRRLILEANGNLRLYRWDNDVNGSRQWVAEWAAVSNPCDIAGICGNGICNLDKSKTNASCTCLPGTSKVGNDISCSGNSSLTGKCGPHHENLTSQFKISTVQQMTYYFSGSSVIANYSDIDSVSKCGNACLSNCNCVASVYGLNEEKPYCWILRSLEFGGFEDPGSTLFVKVDSNGSFGRSGDKQTGDSSDKSQSTHDKVLILPIVLSMTVLIVLLGCLLYINIHRKRSLKRALDGSLILSGAPISFSYRDLQQRTNNFSELLGTGGFGSVYKGSLGDGTLIAVKKLDKVLPHGEREFITEVNTIGSMHHMNLVRLCGYCSEGTRRLLVYEFMKNGSLDKWIFHSYSNRDRLLIWPTRFRVAIGTAQGIAYFHEQCRNRIIHCDIKPENILLDEDFCPKVSDFGLAKLMGREHSHVVTMVRGTRGYLAPEWVSNRPITVKADVYSYGMLLLEIIGGRRNLDMTCDAVDFFYPGWAYKEMTEGTPEKVVDRRLEGAIEKDELIRALMVAFWCIQDEVSTRPTMGEVVKMLEGSVDIDMPPMPQTVLELIEEGLDHVYKSMKRELNQFSSFTITTQPSSNATCSYSTMSPR
- the LOC129894060 gene encoding G-type lectin S-receptor-like serine/threonine-protein kinase At5g24080 isoform X1; translation: MVQMALNLIYSALALVLLLFLAELCCYIESVSGVVLGSRLLAKENQAWFSENKTFAFGFTPTTDSHDQYQLSIWFAQLPGDRTLVWSPPSANSPVTKDAVLEFDNSGNLLLMDRGNTVWASNTTEAGVETAVMSENGNFVLYTDNLSVVWQSFSHPSDTLLPGQPLTASLELISSKSPVLGGYYTLKMLQQPTSLNLGLTYNVPESFDMSPELYSNYSYWSGPDISNVTGDIVAVLDQAGSFGIVYGSSSDGAVYVYKNDGDYGGLFSAVNQSNWNKPSVLRRLILEANGNLRLYRWDNDVNGSRQWVAEWAAVSNPCDIAGICGNGICNLDKSKTNASCTCLPGTSKVGNDISCSGNSSLTGKCGPHHENLTSQFKISTVQQMTYYFSGSSVIANYSDIDSVSKCGNACLSNCNCVASVYGLNEEKPYCWILRSLEFGGFEDPGSTLFVKVDSNGSFGRSGDKQTGDSSDKSQSTHDKVLILPIVLSMTVLIVLLGCLLYINIHRKRSLKRALDGSLILSGAPISFSYRDLQQRTNNFSELLGTGGFGSVYKGSLGDGTLIAVKKLDKVLPHGEREFITEVNTIGSMHHMNLVRLCGYCSEGTRSRLLVYEFMKNGSLDKWIFHSYSNRDRLLIWPTRFRVAIGTAQGIAYFHEQCRNRIIHCDIKPENILLDEDFCPKVSDFGLAKLMGREHSHVVTMVRGTRGYLAPEWVSNRPITVKADVYSYGMLLLEIIGGRRNLDMTCDAVDFFYPGWAYKEMTEGTPEKVVDRRLEGAIEKDELIRALMVAFWCIQDEVSTRPTMGEVVKMLEGSVDIDMPPMPQTVLELIEEGLDHVYKSMKRELNQFSSFTITTQPSSNATCSYSTMSPR